The stretch of DNA CGCCATGCGGCTGTCGTGGACCGGGCTGGAGCTGGCGCTGGAAAACCGCCAGGCCAGCATCAACGGCCGCACCACGCTGGAGATGACCGACATGGCCTCGCGCCTGTCGTCGATCCGGCCACTGGGCAGCTACACGCTGGCGCTGGACTGGCACGGCCAGCAGGCGCAGTTGGCGCTGGATTCCGTCAAAGGGCCGCTGCTGCTGAGTGGCCGGGGCAATTTGAACAACGGCCGCCTGCAGTTTTCCGGGCAGGCCGAGGCAGCACAGGGATACGAAGAGACGCTGGCCAATCTATTGAATTTGCTGGGCCAGCGCAAGCCAGGTAGTGATCGTAACGTCATCGCATTAGAGTTCCACTAAATTAAAGTCCGACTATGAAAAATCAGTCCATGAGCAAATCCCGTCTTCCTGCGCTGCGCCGCCTGAGCGTAGGTGCGATGCTGTGCTGTGCGATCAGCGCCGCGCCCACCGCCGCCATGTTGCTGTTGCCCTTGCAGGCGCAAGCCGCCGCGGATGACGCGGCACTGAATTTTGTCGGCGCCGATATCGAGTCGGTCATCAAGGCGGTGGGCCACTACACCAACATCACCTTCGTCATCGATCCGCGCGTCAAAGGCACGTTGACGGTGGTGTCGGAAAAGCCGGTGACCAAGTCGCAGGCGTTTGCGCTATTGACGTCCGCGCTGCGCCTGAATGGCTTTGCGGTGGTCAGCGGCGACGGCTTCGCCAAGGTGGTGCCGGAAGCGGAAGCCAAGCTGCAAGCCAGTCCCACCCAGATCGGCATGCAGCCTGCCGCCAAGGGCGACCAGATTATCAGCCAGATCTTCCACCTGAATTATGAGTCGGCCGCCAATGTGGTGACGGTGCTGCGCCCCCTGATCTCGCCGAACAACACCGTCAACGCCAACCCGGGCAACAACAGCGTGGTGGTTACCGACTATGCCGACAACGTCAAGCGCCTGGCGAAGATCGTCGCCGCGCTGGATGCGCCGGCGGTCACCGACCTGGATGTGATCCCGGTGCGCTACGCGATCGCCACCGACCTGGCGGTGATGATGAACAAACTGCTGGACGGCAGCAGCGGCGGCGCCAGTGGCGGCGATTCCGGCAAGGTCAGCGTGCTGGCCGATCCGCGCACCAATGCGCTGATCCTGCGCGCGCCATCGCAGGCGCGCGCCAACCTGGCCAAGTCGCTGATCGCCAAGCTGGATCAGCCGACCCAGGAACTGGGCAATGTGCACGTGGTCTACCTGAAGAACGCCGAAGCCACCAAGCTGGCGCAGACGCTGCGCTCCGTGGTGTCCGGCGATACCGCGCAGACCAACAACAGCGGCAGCGGCACCAATGCGCAGAACAGCAGCGGCAGCAATAGCTTCAACAATAACAGTTCCAGCAGCAGCTCCAGCACCAGCGGTTCCGGCAGCGGCAGCTCCGGGCCGAGCAACCCCCTGCTAACCGGTAACAACAACCAGCAGCAGCAAGGCGGCAGTGGCGGCAGCGCCGGCTACATCCAGGCCGACGCCACCACCAACACGCTGATCATCACCGCGCCGGAATCGGTGTACCGCAACCTGCGCGCCGTGATCGACCAGCTGGACGTGCGCCGCGCGCAGGTCTACATCGAATCGCTGATCGTCGAAGTCACGTCCGACAAAGCGGCGGAATTCGGCGTGCAGTGGGCCGGCGCCTCCGGCAACTCCGACAGCGGTACGCGGGTCGGCGTGCTGCAATCGTTCACCACCGGCGGCACCACCAATAACCTGACCTCGATCTACGCCGGCAAGGGTACTGTCCTGCCGAGCAACGGCTTCTCGCTTGGCCTGTTCAACAAGAGTGGCCTGGGCTTTCTGGCACACGCGCTGGAATCGGACGCCAATGCCAACATCCTGTCGACGCCGAACATGATCACGCTGGATAACGAACTGGCGACGATCCGCGTCGGCCAGAACGTGCCGATCCTGACTGGCCAGTTCACCACCACTTCGGGCACCAACAGCAATCCGTTCCAGACCATCGACCGCAAGGACGTCGGCCTGACGCTGAAAGTGCGACCACAGATTTCCGAAGGCGGCACCATCAAGCTGGCGATTTACCACGAGACCTCCAGCGTGGATAAGTCGACGCTGACCGCCGCTTCCGGCATCACGCTGAACAACCGCGTGATCGAGAATAACGTGATCGCTGACGATGGCCAGATCATCGTGCTGGGCGGGCTGATTTCGGATACCGTCGGCGACGGCAACGACAAAGTGCCTGGCCTGGGCAGTCTGCCGATCATCGGCAATCTGTTCAAGTACCAGAGCCGCACCCGTACCAAGACCAATCTGATGGTGTTCCTGCGTCCGGTCGTGATCCGCAACAAGGAACAAAGCATCAGCCTTGCCACCGACCGCTACGACTACATGCGCGACCAGCAGCAGAACATCGCGCCACCGGAGGGTGTGCTGGTCAAGGACCTGGGCCAGCCGGTGCTGCCGGAGCTGAAGAACGGCGCGCCAGCCGGCGGCGGTGGGATTGCCGCACCGGTGCCGCCAGCGCCGCTGCCTGCACGTCTGCCGGGCGGTGCGTCGATCCAGCCAGTACCTCAGCCAGTGCAGCAGTAATATGAGCAATCTTCTTCCTTACGCCTTCGCCCGCGATTTCGTGGTGCTGGCCCAGCACAGCGAGGATGCCGAAGGCACCGTCGACGTGCTGGTCTGCGGCGCCACCGCGCCGGCCGCCATCGCCGAGGTGTCGCGTCGTTTCGGCCGCATCCAGCTGAAGAGCATGACGCGCGCCGACCTCGAAACCGCAATCGCTGCGGCCTACGCCAGCTCCGGCGGCAACGCTTCCATGGTGGCCGAGGAATTCGACGCCGACCTCGATCTGACCAAGCTGCTGCAAGACGTGCCAGCGATTGAAGACCTGCTGGAATCGTCTGACGACGCGCCGGTGATCCGCATGATCAACGCGTTGCTGACGCAGGCGCTGCGCGATGGCGCTTCCGATATCCACATCGAACCGTTCGAGCAAACCTCGGTGGTGCGCTTCCGCGTCGACGGCACGCTGCGCGACATCGTCCGTCCACGCAAGGCGATCCACGGTTCGCTGATCTCGCGTATCAAGATCATGGCGCAGCTGGACATTGCTGAAAAACGCCTGCCGCAGGATGGCCGCATCACGCTGCGCATTGGCGGCAAGCCGGTGGACGTGCGCGTCTCTACGCTGCCGACCGGCCACGGCGAACGCGCGGTACTGCGTCTGCTGGACAAGGAGGCCAATCGCCTCGACCTGAACCACCTCGGCATGAGCGAGACCATGCTGCCGAAGTTCGACGCCATCATCAACCAGCCGCACGGCATCGTGCTGGTGACCGGTCCGACCGGCTCCGGTAAAACCACCACGCTGTACGCTGCGCTGGCGCTGCTGAACGCCTCCACCACCAATATCATGACGGTGGAAGACCCGATCGAGTACGACCTCGCCGGCGTTGGCCAGACGCAGGTCAATACCCGCATCGACATGACCTTCGCCAAGGCCCTGCGCGCCATCCTGCGCCAGGACCCGGACGTGATCATGATCGGTGAGATCCGCGATCTGGAAACCGCGCAGATCGCGGTGCAGGCTTCGCTGACCGGCCACCTGGTATTGGCCACGCTGCACACCAACGACGCCGCCGCCGCCGTCACGCGTCTGCTGGACATGGGCATCGAGCCGTTCCTGCTGTCGTCCACGCTGCTCGGCGTGCTGGCGCAGCGCCTGGTGCGCAAGCTGTGCCCGAGCTGCAAGACCTTCGACGGCACGCTGTGGCACGCGGTCGGCTGCGAACATTGCGGCCACACCGGCTACCAGGGCCGGGTGGGCGTGTACGAATTTTTGGAGACCACGGAGCAGATCCGCGCGCAAATCCACAACCGCGCATCGGAAGCCGAGATCAAGACGGTCGCTGTCGGCGACGGCATGCAGACCATGCGCGACGATGGCGAACGTTGGCTGGCGGCAGGCGTCACCACCCAGGCCGAGTTGATGCGCGTGACCAAGGACTAGGCGAACAACCATGCCAGCATTTCGTTATGAAGCCGTCGATGCCGGCGGCGCCACCAAAAAAGGTGTGCTCAATTCGGACAGCGCCCGTTCCGCGCGCGCCGAGTTGCGCGTGCAGGGACTGGTGCCGCTCAAGGTCGACGCCATCGCCGCGCAAGTCGATTCGTCCGGCGCCGCCAAAAGCCGCGGCTTCGGCGAGCGCCTGACGTCGAACGAGCTGGCGCTGTTCACGCGCCAGCTGGCCAGTTTGCTGGAAGCCGGCCTGCCGCTGGAGCAGGCGTTTACCGCCTTGCTGGAGCAGGCCGAGCGCCCGTACCTGCGCGACCTGATTGCCTCGGTGCGCTCGGAAGTGATCGGCGGCGATTCGCTGTCTGCCGTGCTGGGACGCCATCCGCGCGATTTCGCCGAAATCTACCGCGCGCTGGTGGCGTCGGGTGAGCAGATCGGACAGCTGTCGCGCGTGCTGTCGCGCCTTGCCGACTACATCGAGCGCCGCAATGCACTGATGTCGAAGGTGAAGCTGGCGTTCACCTATCCAGCCATCGTTACGGTGGTGGCGTTCTCCATCGTGATATTCCTGCTGACCTATGTGGTGCCGCAGATCGTCTCGGTGTTCGCCAACACTAAACAGAAGCTGCCGTTCCTGACCATCGTCATGCTGGCGGTGTCGGACTTCGTTCGGCACTACGGCATCGTCGTCGCCATCGCGCTGATCGGCGCCTGGTTCGGCTGGCGGCGCGCCTTGCAAAATCCGGTGCTGAAGCGGCGCTGGCATACCTGGCTGCTGACCGCGCCGATGTACGGCAAATTCGAACGCAGTCTAAACACCGCGCGCTTCGCCAGCACGCTGGCGATTACCACCGGCTCCGGCGTGCCGATCCTGCGCGCGCTCGAAACCAGCCGCGATACGCTCAACAACGTCGCCATGCAGGAGCTGGTGGAAGAAGCCAGCGACGGCGTGCGCGAGGGCGTGAGCCTCGCGCGCGCACTGTCGGCGCAGAAGCACTTCCCGCCGATGCTGATCCACATGATCCGCGCCGGCGAAATCACGGGTGAGCTGCCGGCCATGCTGGACCGCGCCGCCGCCGCGCAGGAAGCCGATCTGGAGCGCCGCACCCTGACGATTGCGGGCCTGCTGGAGCCGGTGCTGATCCTCGCCATGGGCGTGGTGGTGCTGCTGATCGTGCTGGCGGTGCTGATGCCTATTATCGAAATCAATCAGCTGGTACGCTGATCGTCAGGAATACAACAAGGACACCATGAAGCGTTTGCCCTTAATCGTTACTGTTCTCGCCGTGGTGCTGCTGTCCGCATCGCTGGCTTATTGGGGACTGCAGTTGTTCAAACCGCAGCAGCGCGCGATTGCCGCGCCGCCGGCGCCGCCGCCGATGGGCATCAACGTCGATGCGGCCAAGGGCCTGTTCGGCGGCCAGGTGATGGTGGCTGCGGTCAGCAACTACCAGCTGAAAGGCGTGGTGGCGGCGCGCGGTGAAGACAGCGCGGCCATTATCGCGGTGGACGGCAAGCCGGCGATGTCGGTCGCCATCGGCAAGGAAGTGGTGCCGGGCGTGACGGTCAAGGAAGTGCATGCCAAGCATGTGATCCTGTCCGAGGGCGGCGTGAACAAGCGCGTCGACCTGCCGAGCGATATCGGCGTGTCCAGCGGGCCGGCAGTCATGCCTGGCCAGGCAAGCCCGGTCGCCCAGCCGGGCATGCAGCCGATCCAGCCGACGTCGACGCAAATTCCGCAGATGGCGCAACCGGCAGTGCAGTCGCAGCCCCAGGTGCCGGCGCAGCCGCAGAACGGCGCACAGCGGCCCATCGCGCCGATGGGGATTCCGCCCATTCCATCCAACGATCGTCAGTAGGACAAGCCCATGGCTTTTATCCGCACGCTGGCCGCAGCTTTATGCTGCGGCTTTTTCTTGTCTGCCGCATTGGCTGCACCTGGTGCACCGGCGCCGCAGCAGCCCAACGCCACCTCCGTCGCGCCGGACGCCAGCGTCAAGCCGCGGCCGAAGATCGCGCTGGTGCTGTCCGGCGGTGGCGCGCGCGGCTTTGCCCACATTGGCGTATTGCGCGCCTTGCAGGAGCTGCGCATTCCGGTGGACTTTGTGGTTGGCACCAGCATGGGCAGCGTGGTTGGCGGCGCCTATGCGGCCGGCAGTTCGGTCGAGCAGCTGGAGCTGCTGGTGCGCCGCACCGACTGGAACGCCGTGGTGGCCGACCGTCCGCCGCGCGATGAACTGATTTATCGCCGCCGCGAGGAAGACCTGCTGCTGCCGTCGCGGATTGAATTCGGCGTGCATGAAGACGGCGTCTCGCTGCCGCCCGCCGCCGCCGGCAATGAGGCGCTGGAACTGGCGCTGACCAGCATCCTGCCGTCCGGCACCCGCGACAAGCCGGCCAACCTGCTGCAACTGCCTTTCCGCTCGGTCGCTTCCGACCTGGTGACGGGCGAACTGGTGGAGCTGAGCGACGCGCCGCTGTTCCTGGCGATGCGCGCCTCGCTGGCGGTGCCGGGCGTGTTTGCGCCGGTGCGCGTCAATCAGCGCCTGCTGGTGGATGGTGGCCTGGTGCGCAACCTGCCGGTGGACGTGGCGCGCGAGATGGGCGCGGACATCATCATCGCCGTCAACGTCGGCACGCCGCTGGCGCCGGAGAAGGAACTGGTGAGCGCAGTCAGCGTGGCGCAGCAGATGCTGCAAATCCTCACCGAGCAAAACGTCCAGCGTTCGCTCAAGGAGCTGCGCCCCAGCGATATCCTGGTGCAGCCGAATTTGGGCGGCATCGGCTTCCTGGATTTTGGCCGTTACGACCGCGCCATGAAGGAGGGCGAAGCGGCGGTGCGCGCCATGAGCGAGAAGCTGGTCAAGCTGGCCTTGCCGGAAGCGCAGTATGCCGCCTATGAGGTGAAGCGTCTGTCGGCGCCGGTGGCGATCGACCAGCCGGTGCTGCTGACCAAACTGGAAGTGGCACCGAGTGGCCGCATCAATCCAAAGGAACTGGAAGTGCAATCGGGCCTGAAGATCGGCCAAATGGTCACCAGCGAGCAGGCGACGGCGGCCGGCAACCAGCTGTTCGGACGCGGCGACCTGGCGCGCGTGGAGACCGAGGTGCGCGACGACGAAAGCGGCCGCAGTGTGCTGATCAAGCCTACCGAGGCCGAATGGGCGCACAGCCGCCTGCGCGTGGGCCTCGAGCTGAATAGTGACTTCAGCGAGAACAACGCCTTTGAGATCAAGGCGCTGCATGTGCTGTCGTCGCTGAACGACTGGGGCGCCGAGTTGCGCACCACGGCGCGGGTGGGCACGGCGCGTGTGCTGAGTAACCAGTTCTGGCAGCCGCTGGGCGCGGGATCGCAATGGTATGTGGCGCCGACGCTGGAATTTGCGTCCGGCGCCACCGACATCTTCAACAATAACGGCTTGCGGCAGGCGCGCTACGCCTACGACTACACCTCGACCCAGATCGCGCTGGGACGGCAGCTGGGCCGCTGGGGCGATCTGCGCTATACAGTGGCACGCACCAACAGCAATGCCCACTACACGATCCCCGAGGATCTGACCAGGCAGCATGTGTCGCAGACAGTGCAGACGCTGAGCTTCAACGTCGACACGCTGGACACAATCGCCTTCCCCACGCGCGGCACCTTGTTCAGCCTCGATTGGCAGCGCGCCCTGCATGCCAACGACGTGGCGGCGGCAGTACCGGCGCAGCAGCAGGTAAAAGGCCTAGAGGCCTTCCACGTCGGCCGCTGGGCGGGCCATGTGTATGCCGAATGGGCGCGCAGCCAGGGCGGCGCTGCGGATAATAATCTGGGCGGCTTCCTGCGCTTGTCCGGCACCACGCCGGAGTCGGTGGTGGGCAGCCGCACCGTGCTGGGACGGGTGGTGATGGCGCGCAGCATCGGCGCCATGCCGGCCGCGCTGGGCGGCGATGTGCGGCTCGGCTTCTCGCTGGAAGCCGGTGGCGCGTACAGCCCGACCGACCCGCTGCGCTGGGGTAAGCTGAAGAATGCAGCCAGCGGCTTTATCGCCGTTGACACGCGTTTCGGGCCGCTGTACTTTGGCGCCGGCACCACCAAGGGCGGCAACAGCAGCGCCTATCTGTTCCTCGGTCCTATCTGGTGACCTTCCACTTGCGGGACGGATAGTCGATGGTGATGGTCTGTTCCGCAAAGCCGGCCAGGCCGACGATGCCGGCCAGCGGCATGCCGATGCCGACTTCCATCTTGCAGTGCCCCAGTATGCCGCTGTCCAGCGTGTACTGGCTGACGCGCAGCGGCGTGGTCAGGCGGCTGGTCTGGCAGCTGATTTCGTTGCCCCAGCTGGGCGCGCTGAGTGGCTGGCTATCGGCGCCACGCAGCGCTTCATACAGCGACTGCTTGAATGGCGTGAAGGTAAACAGTGCGGCGCCGCTATCGAACATGGCCTCTTGCGGCGTCTGTCCCGGCAGCGCGATCGGCACGACGATGTGGCCACCATCCCAGCCTTGCTGATGCACGTACTTGATGGGGGCGGCAGCGCTGTCGTCGCGCAGGACGGCGTCATCGCTGTAGGCGAAGCGCGCGTGTTTCAGGTCGAGGATCAGCGAACCGTTTTCGAAGAAGGCATTGCCGACCGTGCCGGCGTGGCAGTCGCCGCTGGCAGGCAGCGCGGCCAGCACCGCCTGCGGCACCCGCGCCGTAACGGTGTGGTGGCCGATCTCGATGGCGACATCGCGGCCCGGCGCATCGGCGACGGCGCGGCCGGAAGGAATGAAGCGCCCATTGGCGCCGGTATCGAGCTGCACGAAACAGGCCACGTTATCGACCTTTGCCGGCAGCATCAGCGCCGCATGCGGAAAGGCGCCGAAGCTCTCCCAGCGAAACGCGGTCCACTCGGTGGCGTGGGCGACCGGTGTTGCCAGCAGCAGGGCAAGCAGCAGTTTGTTCATAGCCTCCCCATGGCCTCGGAGATGCGCTGCAACGAGACGTCGTAGCGGTAGGGGATGTTCAGATGGCCGTCGTCGAATTCTTCATGCACGTGGGCGATGCCGTGCTGCTTCAGCTTTTCGCAGAAGATGCGCGCGCCGAATTGCAGGTTGAATTCATCGCGCCGGCCGGCATCAATGAACAGCAGCTTCAGTGATTGCAGCGCTTCCGCGTGCTGCCCCACCAGATGCACCGGGTCCCATTGCAGCCAGCGTTGCCACACCGCGTCGATGATTTCGCCGGTATGCAGGTCGAACGGCAGGTCGAAGCCATGCGGCGACGCCGGATTGGGCGAGTAGCAGCTGGCCATGGCGATGGTATTGAGCAGCGTGTGAGACGCCGCATCGCGGGGGCGGATCATGTGGATATCGCGCAGGAAACCGGCCAGATCGCCGTCGCGCCGTTGCAGCTCGCGCACGCAGGCGATGAAGGCGGGCTTGTAGCACAGTTCAAAATACAGGTCGCCGCTGTGCGACGCGGCCAGTCCAAACACCTGCGGCTGGCGCATGGCCAGCATCACGGCGCCATAGCCGCCGGAGCTTTTGCCCACCACGGCGCGGTAGTCGCGCTGCGCGATGGTGCGGTAGCTGTTGTCGATCAACGGCACCAGCTCTTGCAGCAGATGGTCTTCGTAATGGCCGATGGCGCTGGAGTTGATGTACTGGCTGCCGCCGTAGCGCGTCAGGCAGTCCGGCATCACTAGTATCATCGGCTGCACGGCGCCGCTGGCGATCAGCCGGTCCATGCGCTGCGCGATATTTTCATCCCACGGCGATTCGTTCATCAGCATGGTGCCGCGGCTGTTGAAGCCGACCAGCACATACGCGACCGGATAGCGCTGCGTGCCGTGTTCATAACCCGGCGGCAGGTAGACGCCAATGCGGCGGCGCGCTGGATCGCCCAGCGGATTGCCGGCCAGAATGGCGCTGTCGATAGCGACCGTGACGAACACTATTTAGCCACCACCTTGCGCAGCACTTCGTACAGCACCAGCACCAGCGCCACCACCGGGAAGGCGGTGACCACCAGCGGCGGAATGAAGCCGAGGTGGATCACGCGGTCCAGCAAGGTGTAGATGGTCATGCAGATGAAGGCGGCCGCCATCATCCATTGTTTTTGTGCGGTGAAGACGCCGGAACAGGTGACGGTGCCGGCCAGGCTGATGAGGGTTGCGATTTTCATGCGGTCGATTTGGATGGTGCTGTACGGCGCAGCGCGGTGAACGCTGCGAATTCCCAGGAACGGAATCCTACCAGTAATGTAAAACCATCGCGTTCGGTTGGCGCCAGGCGGCGGTCGCTCTGGTGCAGGCGCGCCAGTTCGCCGGCCAGTTGCTGGATGCGGCCGACCAGTTCCTGCGCGCTCGGTTGCGACAGCCTGGCGGGCAGGCACAGCAGCGTTTCGCCGGCGCCGTTGAAGCTGCCGCTGAAGTAGTCGTCCACCGCGTGCTCGCGGAAGAACTGCTGCACCGGGCCGTCCGGCAGCCAGCGGAAGGCGTTCGAGACGCGCAGGCGGTAGCGGTTCAGCGGCTTCAGTTCGATCAGCCCCAGGCGGTCCAGCTCGGCCAGCAGCATGATGCATTCGGGTTCGCTCAGGTCGTAGGTTTCCAGCACCTGTTCCAGCGTCCAGTGGCCCAGGCAGCAGATCGCCATCAGCAGCAGGTGCGGATTGGCCAGCATCGACTTTTCCTGCGGCAGCGTCAGGCTGTCCGACTGCGGCGTGGCGTCGGCGGCGCCGCGCAATACGTCTTCCATCGGGATGCTGGCCGCCTTGCAGATCTGTGCCAGCCGCGACAGCGACATATCCTGCTGGCCGAACATGCGCTTGACGCTGGACTCGCTCATCGAGATCCGTTCGGCCAGCACTTTGTAGGTGACGCCCGCCGCCCGCATCTGCGTGCGCAGCACTTGCAACAGCAATTCCGGTGAACTCATATTTCCGCCTTACAAAAATAACAAGGTATCGTAACACGATACCCGTTGGCGTGAAAACCAGCGCTTGGAATAATCTATTAGTACATGGTCTCGAACTGGGCGACACTTTCCCGGCTGTCTCTCGTAGAAGTGACGGCGCCTTGGAATACTCACCCGGAGCAACGATGAAGATATGGAAACCACTGGCCGCAGCGTTGATCGCCGTGGCGAGCAGCGGCGGCGCGATGGCGGCCGACCAGTCCCCGGCTTACGTCGGCGTGGACGTCGGCGCGCGGATCAATGGCAACGACAGTCCCATCTACCGCGCGTACGCGGGTTACAACGTGGGCAACACCGCCTGGCTCGATCTGCAGCAGGTGCATGCACTGGAGTTGATGGTGTTCACGTCGCACGCCAACACCCCAAAATATGTGCTGAGCGACGGCTTTGTATTTGGCGATGAGCGCATCCGTACCAAAGGTATTGGCCTTAACTGGACCACGTCCACCAAGCTGAGCGATAACTGGTCGCTGACCAGCCGGCTGGGTATCAATCGTACCTGGTCCACCGTGCGCTACCGGTATGAAACCGGCGACAGCAACTATCAGCGCACTGCCATGACGGCCGGCGTGGGACTGGCGTACAAGCTGACGCCGCATGTGTCGTTGACAGTGGATGTGACGTACATGCCGATACGCATCACGCCGGATATTGAAAAGACCGCGCCGATACTGGGCACCGGCTTGCGTTACGACTTCTAGATAACCTGAGAGCGGGCGCCACCACCGGCGCCCGCTGAGGGTTCTGCTACAACGCTTACAACACGTAGCGCGACAGGTCTTCGTTGACCGCCAGCGCATCCAGGCGCTCGTTCACATAGGCGGCATCGACCACGATGGTTTTGCCGCTGTCGCCGCTGGCCGTGAAGGACAGTTCTTCCAGCAGTTTTTCCATCACCGTGTACAGGCGGCGGGCGCCGATGTTTTCGGTGCGCTCGTTGACCGAGTAGGCAATCTCCGCCAGGCGGGTGATGCCTTCCTGCGCGAACTCCAGCTTGACGTCTTCGGTCGCCAGCAGCGCCTCGTACTGCTTGGTCAGGCAGGCGTCGGTGCTGGTCAGGATGCGTTCGAAGTCGGCGATCGACAGCGACTCCAGTTCCACCCGGATCGGGAAGCGGCCCTGCAGCTCGGGAATCAGGTCCGACGGCTTGGCCAGATGGAAGGCGCCCGAGGCAATGAACAAAATGTGATCGGTCTTGATCATGCCGTACTTGGTGTTGACGGTGGTGCCTTCCACCAGCGGCAGCAGGTCGCGCTGCACGCCGGCGCGCGACACGTCGGCGCCGCCCACTTCCGAACGCGAGGCGATCTTGTCGATCTCATCGAGGAAGACGATGCCGTTCTGCTCGACGTTCTGAATGGCCTTCTGCTTCATCTCGTCTTCGTTGATCAGCTTGGCGGCTTCCTCGTCGACCAGGAACTTCATTGCTTCCTTGATCTTGACCTTGCGCGCTTTCTTGCGCTGCGCGCCGATGCCGGAGAACATCGACTTGATCTGCTCGGTCATTTCTTCCATGCCCGGCGGCGCCATGATTTCCATCTGCGGGCCAGCCTCGGCCAGTTCGATCTCGATTTCCTTGTCGTCCAGCTCGCCTTCGCGCAGACGCTTGCGGAAGGTCTGGCGGGTGCTGTCGTCCTTCGGCGTTTCGGCGGTGGCGGTCGGCGGCGTAAAGCCGAAATCGCGCGCCGGCGGCAGCAGGATGTCCAGCACGCGGTCTTCGGCGGCGTCTTCGGCGCGCGCACGCACCTTGGCCATTTCGGCCTGGCGGGTCTGCTTGACGCCGATGTCGATCAGGTCGCGGATGATGGTGTCGACGTCGCGGCCGACGTAGCCCACTTCGGTGAACTTGGTGGCTTCGATCTTGATGAACGGCGCATCGGCCAGCTTGGCCAGGCGGCGCGCGATCTCGGTCTTGCCAACGCCGGTCGGGCCGATCATCAGGATGTTTTTCGGCGTGATTTCATGGCGCAGCGGCTCGTCCACCTGCTGACGGCGCCAGCGGTTGCGCAGGGCGATGGCGACTGCCTTCTTGGCCTTGCCCTGGCCCACCACGTGCTTGTCGAGTTCGCCGACGATTTCCTGTGGAGTCATGTTCATGCTGGATCCAGTGTTTCGATGATGTGGTTCAGATTGGTGTAGATGCACAGTTCACCAGCGATGGTCAGTGACTTTTTGACGACTTCCGCCGGCGACAGTTCCGTGTTCTCCACCAGCGCCTTGGCGGCCGACTGGGCGTAGGTGCCGCCGGAGCCGATGGCGCCGACGCCGTCTTCCGGTTCCAGCACGTCGCCGTTACCGGTGATCAC from Duganella dendranthematis encodes:
- a CDS encoding type II secretion system protein N → MKRLPLIVTVLAVVLLSASLAYWGLQLFKPQQRAIAAPPAPPPMGINVDAAKGLFGGQVMVAAVSNYQLKGVVAARGEDSAAIIAVDGKPAMSVAIGKEVVPGVTVKEVHAKHVILSEGGVNKRVDLPSDIGVSSGPAVMPGQASPVAQPGMQPIQPTSTQIPQMAQPAVQSQPQVPAQPQNGAQRPIAPMGIPPIPSNDRQ
- the gspE gene encoding type II secretion system ATPase GspE codes for the protein MSNLLPYAFARDFVVLAQHSEDAEGTVDVLVCGATAPAAIAEVSRRFGRIQLKSMTRADLETAIAAAYASSGGNASMVAEEFDADLDLTKLLQDVPAIEDLLESSDDAPVIRMINALLTQALRDGASDIHIEPFEQTSVVRFRVDGTLRDIVRPRKAIHGSLISRIKIMAQLDIAEKRLPQDGRITLRIGGKPVDVRVSTLPTGHGERAVLRLLDKEANRLDLNHLGMSETMLPKFDAIINQPHGIVLVTGPTGSGKTTTLYAALALLNASTTNIMTVEDPIEYDLAGVGQTQVNTRIDMTFAKALRAILRQDPDVIMIGEIRDLETAQIAVQASLTGHLVLATLHTNDAAAAVTRLLDMGIEPFLLSSTLLGVLAQRLVRKLCPSCKTFDGTLWHAVGCEHCGHTGYQGRVGVYEFLETTEQIRAQIHNRASEAEIKTVAVGDGMQTMRDDGERWLAAGVTTQAELMRVTKD
- the gspF gene encoding type II secretion system inner membrane protein GspF, which encodes MPAFRYEAVDAGGATKKGVLNSDSARSARAELRVQGLVPLKVDAIAAQVDSSGAAKSRGFGERLTSNELALFTRQLASLLEAGLPLEQAFTALLEQAERPYLRDLIASVRSEVIGGDSLSAVLGRHPRDFAEIYRALVASGEQIGQLSRVLSRLADYIERRNALMSKVKLAFTYPAIVTVVAFSIVIFLLTYVVPQIVSVFANTKQKLPFLTIVMLAVSDFVRHYGIVVAIALIGAWFGWRRALQNPVLKRRWHTWLLTAPMYGKFERSLNTARFASTLAITTGSGVPILRALETSRDTLNNVAMQELVEEASDGVREGVSLARALSAQKHFPPMLIHMIRAGEITGELPAMLDRAAAAQEADLERRTLTIAGLLEPVLILAMGVVVLLIVLAVLMPIIEINQLVR
- the gspD gene encoding type II secretion system secretin GspD; translation: MKNQSMSKSRLPALRRLSVGAMLCCAISAAPTAAMLLLPLQAQAAADDAALNFVGADIESVIKAVGHYTNITFVIDPRVKGTLTVVSEKPVTKSQAFALLTSALRLNGFAVVSGDGFAKVVPEAEAKLQASPTQIGMQPAAKGDQIISQIFHLNYESAANVVTVLRPLISPNNTVNANPGNNSVVVTDYADNVKRLAKIVAALDAPAVTDLDVIPVRYAIATDLAVMMNKLLDGSSGGASGGDSGKVSVLADPRTNALILRAPSQARANLAKSLIAKLDQPTQELGNVHVVYLKNAEATKLAQTLRSVVSGDTAQTNNSGSGTNAQNSSGSNSFNNNSSSSSSSTSGSGSGSSGPSNPLLTGNNNQQQQGGSGGSAGYIQADATTNTLIITAPESVYRNLRAVIDQLDVRRAQVYIESLIVEVTSDKAAEFGVQWAGASGNSDSGTRVGVLQSFTTGGTTNNLTSIYAGKGTVLPSNGFSLGLFNKSGLGFLAHALESDANANILSTPNMITLDNELATIRVGQNVPILTGQFTTTSGTNSNPFQTIDRKDVGLTLKVRPQISEGGTIKLAIYHETSSVDKSTLTAASGITLNNRVIENNVIADDGQIIVLGGLISDTVGDGNDKVPGLGSLPIIGNLFKYQSRTRTKTNLMVFLRPVVIRNKEQSISLATDRYDYMRDQQQNIAPPEGVLVKDLGQPVLPELKNGAPAGGGGIAAPVPPAPLPARLPGGASIQPVPQPVQQ